A window of Cellulomonas fimi contains these coding sequences:
- the uxaC gene encoding glucuronate isomerase — protein sequence MTTTATVADDRLLPADPGVRALARELYALVRDLPILSPHGHVPAGLLLDDQPFADPTSLLITPDHYVTRLLHASGVPLDELGVGRGPLDERAARAAWRAFCTRWHVFRGTSVRYWFDSTLRDVFGTDVRPSADTADALYDLLADRLRQPEYRPRALFDRFRIDVLATTDDPVDDLAAHAALRDDPTFGGRVLPTFRPDRYLEAADPGWRDAVAALGVAAGTDTSTYRGWVAAMEDRRAHFRRHGAVSADHSHEDVGTEPLDPADAERLYARGLLGAITTDEAAALRRHMLLEMARMSTEDGLTMTLHPGVRRGHHRPTLGRYGPDTGHDIPLAGSFTDPLRPLLERYGTHPNLRLVLFTLDESVFSRELAPLAGFYPSVYVGAPWWFLDAPSSILRWREAVTEIAGLSRTSGFIDDTRALLSIPARHDMARRLDASFLAGLVAGHRLDEDEAADAVVDLVVGRPTEVFGLGPR from the coding sequence GTGACGACCACGGCCACCGTCGCCGACGACCGCCTGTTGCCCGCCGACCCGGGCGTCCGCGCGCTCGCCCGCGAGCTGTACGCGCTCGTCCGCGACCTGCCGATCCTGTCCCCGCACGGGCACGTCCCGGCCGGCCTGCTGCTCGACGACCAGCCGTTCGCCGACCCGACGTCGCTGCTGATCACGCCCGACCACTACGTGACGCGGCTGCTGCACGCGTCGGGCGTCCCGCTCGACGAGCTCGGCGTCGGGCGCGGGCCGCTCGACGAGCGTGCCGCCCGCGCCGCGTGGCGCGCGTTCTGCACGCGGTGGCACGTCTTCCGCGGCACGTCGGTCCGGTACTGGTTCGACTCGACGCTGCGCGACGTGTTCGGGACCGACGTGCGCCCGTCCGCCGACACCGCCGACGCGCTGTACGACCTGCTCGCCGACCGCCTGCGGCAGCCCGAGTACCGGCCGCGCGCGCTGTTCGACCGGTTCCGCATCGACGTCCTCGCGACGACGGACGACCCGGTCGACGACCTCGCGGCGCACGCTGCGCTGCGCGACGACCCGACGTTCGGCGGGCGCGTGCTGCCGACGTTCCGGCCGGACCGCTACCTGGAGGCCGCCGACCCCGGCTGGCGCGACGCGGTCGCGGCGCTGGGCGTCGCCGCCGGGACGGACACGTCGACGTACCGCGGCTGGGTCGCCGCGATGGAGGACCGTCGCGCGCACTTCCGCCGGCACGGCGCCGTCTCCGCCGACCACAGCCACGAGGACGTCGGCACCGAGCCGCTCGACCCCGCGGACGCCGAGCGCCTGTACGCGCGCGGGCTCCTCGGCGCGATCACCACGGACGAGGCCGCCGCGCTGCGCCGCCACATGCTCCTGGAGATGGCGCGCATGTCGACCGAGGACGGCCTCACCATGACGCTCCACCCGGGCGTCCGGCGCGGGCACCACCGCCCGACGCTCGGCCGCTACGGGCCCGACACGGGCCACGACATCCCGCTGGCAGGCTCGTTCACCGACCCGCTGCGCCCGCTGCTGGAGCGGTACGGCACGCACCCGAACCTGCGGCTCGTGCTGTTCACGCTCGACGAGTCGGTGTTCTCGCGCGAGCTCGCACCGCTCGCGGGCTTCTACCCGTCGGTCTACGTCGGGGCACCGTGGTGGTTCCTCGACGCGCCGTCGTCGATCCTGCGCTGGCGCGAGGCGGTCACCGAGATCGCGGGCCTGAGCCGGACCAGCGGGTTCATCGACGACACGCGCGCGCTGCTGTCGATCCCGGCGCGGCACGACATGGCCCGCCGCCTCGACGCGTCGTTCCTCGCGGGGCTCGTCGCGGGCCACCGGCTCGACGAGGACGAGGCGGCCGACGCCGTCGTCGACCTCGTCGTGGGGCGCCCGACGGAGGTCTTCGGCCTCGGGCCCCGCTGA
- a CDS encoding DUF4397 domain-containing protein yields the protein MRARPLAATGAAGLALAAVMLTSAPAGAAPGDATLYVLHGVPGLTVDVWVNGQRTLDDFTPGTLAGPLELAPGTYTVAITAADAADASSPAIGPVDLQLAGNTSYTAVAHLDASANPTATLFTNDTSTTAAGQGRLTVRHVAAAPAVDVLAGGSAVISGLTNPNEKVLNLPAGTVSASVVAAGTTEPALLGPADVNVAEGTNTIVYAWGNGTATPSTLALATQVIDGLHGTPSGVPAGELGLAADRDVPAGTWAVAGLVVAGLVAASATAVRRRAVTVRR from the coding sequence ATGCGCGCACGACCTCTTGCCGCGACCGGAGCCGCCGGTCTCGCCCTCGCCGCCGTCATGCTGACCTCCGCCCCCGCCGGCGCCGCTCCCGGCGACGCGACCCTGTACGTCCTGCACGGCGTGCCGGGCCTCACGGTGGACGTGTGGGTCAACGGGCAGCGGACGCTCGACGACTTCACGCCCGGCACGCTCGCAGGGCCGCTCGAGCTCGCGCCCGGCACCTACACGGTCGCGATCACGGCCGCGGACGCCGCGGACGCGTCGTCGCCCGCGATCGGCCCGGTCGACCTCCAGCTCGCCGGGAACACGTCGTACACCGCGGTCGCCCACCTCGACGCGTCCGCCAACCCGACGGCCACGCTCTTCACCAACGACACGTCGACCACCGCCGCGGGTCAGGGCCGCCTCACGGTCCGGCACGTGGCCGCCGCACCCGCGGTCGACGTGCTCGCCGGCGGCTCCGCCGTGATCTCGGGGCTGACCAACCCGAACGAGAAGGTCCTGAACCTTCCCGCCGGCACGGTCAGCGCGAGCGTCGTCGCCGCCGGCACGACCGAGCCCGCGCTGCTGGGCCCGGCCGACGTCAACGTCGCCGAGGGCACCAACACCATCGTGTACGCCTGGGGCAACGGGACGGCGACCCCGTCGACGCTCGCGCTCGCGACGCAGGTCATCGACGGCCTGCACGGCACGCCGAGCGGGGTGCCGGCGGGGGAGCTGGGCCTCGCGGCCGACCGTGACGTCCCGGCCGGGACGTGGGCCGTCGCCGGCCTGGTCGTCGCGGGACTCGTCGCGGCGTCCGCCACCGCCGTCCGCCGCCGCGCGGTGACGGTCCGCCGATGA
- a CDS encoding class F sortase, translated as MRTPDRHAWQRLASRAVALGVAVGAVAGCTAGPGPDPVPTLGTTVAASPSGGAATPAPTGTLPPVPVQAAVAPPPEAVVAPVRLQVPDLALDMPVDAVGVAADGSMEVPPDADRAGWYRFGPGPASTEGTTLLAGHVDSRLTGIGPFADLRRLTPGAQVQVTTSDGTVRPYVVVDVTKVPKETAPLADWFSRDGAPRLVLVTCGGAWREDVGHYTDNVVVTAEPG; from the coding sequence ATGAGGACTCCCGACCGCCACGCCTGGCAGCGCCTGGCGTCCCGGGCCGTGGCGCTCGGCGTGGCGGTCGGGGCCGTCGCAGGCTGCACCGCGGGCCCGGGACCCGACCCGGTGCCGACCCTCGGCACCACGGTGGCCGCGTCGCCCTCGGGCGGCGCGGCCACGCCGGCGCCCACCGGCACGCTGCCGCCCGTCCCCGTCCAGGCTGCCGTCGCCCCGCCTCCCGAGGCCGTCGTCGCCCCGGTGCGGCTGCAGGTCCCCGACCTCGCGCTCGACATGCCCGTCGACGCCGTCGGGGTCGCCGCGGACGGGTCGATGGAGGTGCCGCCGGACGCCGACCGGGCGGGCTGGTACCGGTTCGGTCCCGGCCCCGCCTCGACGGAGGGCACGACGCTGCTGGCCGGGCACGTCGACTCGCGCCTCACGGGGATCGGACCCTTCGCCGACCTGCGCCGCCTGACCCCGGGCGCGCAGGTCCAGGTGACGACGAGCGACGGCACCGTGCGCCCCTACGTCGTCGTCGACGTCACGAAGGTCCCCAAGGAGACCGCCCCGCTCGCCGACTGGTTCTCGCGCGACGGAGCGCCCCGCCTCGTCCTCGTGACGTGCGGCGGCGCGTGGCGCGAGGACGTCGGGCACTACACGGACAACGTCGTGGTCACAGCCGAGCCCGGGTGA